The Streptomyces sp. NBC_00510 genomic interval ATCCCCATGCCCGCCAGGAGCCCGCGCTTGCCGGCGGGGGCGCGCAGTCCGGGGTCGTAGACGCGGCTGGTGAGCAGCGGCTCGTACACCGCCGCCAGGTCCGGCGCGGCACGCAGCGCGGGGACGACGGCGTAGGTCATGGACACCGGGCAGCCGTGGCCGGCCTCGGCGGTGCTCCACACCATGAAGCCGGCCGCGCGGGCCACGTGCGCGCCGGGCCGGTCGTCGGCCCAGGGTGCGCCGGCGAGGCCCTCGGCGAGGGCGACCTCCATGAGCGCGTGGTAGGAGGGGTGGAAGTCCACCTCGTCGACGCGGTTGCCGTACCGGTCGTGGGTGCGCAGCACCGGCTCGTACCGGTTGGCCTCCTCGGCCCAGCGCTGCACCTGCTCCGATCCGGCGAGCCGGCCCAGCCGGTGCAGGTCGTCGACGTACCAGCCGGCTCCCTCGCGGCGTACGCCCTCCAGCAGCACGTCGTCGTCGGCGACGTCGTGGCCGACCAGCGGCGGGGCCTGGTTGGTCACCTCGTGCGTGCGCGCGGTGGGGTTGCTGCGCGGCGCGGCATCTGCGATCGCGGTCATGGCAGTCGGGCCCTTCGTGGTCGTGGGGAGTCAGACGGCGGGCGCGGCGCCCGCGCAGCGCAGGGACATCGCCACCAGTTCGGTGACGAGGTGGTCCGCGGCGGCGCCCTCGGCCGGGGCGGACAGCGGGTCCACCAGGACCTCGCCGATGGCCCCGGTCAGCGCCGCCGCGGTGACCTCGGGGTCCTGGGCGGGGAGGAGCCCGGCGGCCATCCCCTCGCGGATCACCTCGGCGAAGACGGTGCGGTAGCGGCGCCGGAAGTCCAGCCGCGCCGCGCCCAGGGCCGGTTCCGCGGGGGCCGCGAGCAGGGCGTGGGCCAGTCCCCGGTTCTCCATGGCTCGGCGGGCGAAGACGGTGACCCCCAGGGTCAGCCGCTGCACCGGGTCGCCGGCGCCGTCGCGGAGCACCTCTCCGAGCACCTCGACCTCGCGGCCCGAGGCCCGGCGGAAGACCTCGACCGCGAGCGCGCCCTTGGACGCGAAGTGCTGGTACACCGTGCCCACGGACATGCCGGCCGCGGCCGCCACCGCGGTGAC includes:
- a CDS encoding TetR/AcrR family transcriptional regulator; its protein translation is MAYRKTPAEQDRLTAAREHLVARATAVVADVGWANASVTAVAAAAGMSVGTVYQHFASKGALAVEVFRRASGREVEVLGEVLRDGAGDPVQRLTLGVTVFARRAMENRGLAHALLAAPAEPALGAARLDFRRRYRTVFAEVIREGMAAGLLPAQDPEVTAAALTGAIGEVLVDPLSAPAEGAAADHLVTELVAMSLRCAGAAPAV